One Arthrobacter sp. FW306-07-I genomic window carries:
- a CDS encoding alkaline phosphatase D family protein: protein MDNISRRTLISAGLGAGLVAALPGAAVAVSTADDAGLRADPFMLGIASGEPWPDGFVLWTRLALNPVAEDGLGGMPARPVAVQWEVAEDQGMRKVVARGVEQARPESAHSVHVELRGLKAGREYFYRFRAGKHLSAVGRTLTSPALHETPAALAMAFASCAQYEHGYFTAYRRLAEDHPDLVLHLGDYLYEYKKDSYVIGGGNPRDHEGPETVTLETYRQRHAQYKADADLQAAHAMAPWAVVWDDHEVDNNWADDVPENQDAGQLNDSVEHFRQRRAAAFQAYYENMPLRPSSLPAGPDMKIYRKIQWGQLANFHMMDTRQYRDDQLAGDGWKKNVTERLAEDRTITGTEQEKWLLDGFRNSTQRWDILGQQVFFAERDRNKAPEIDDVSMDGWDGYAASRRRITQGWVDANVRNAVVLTGDVHRHWANDVKVDYKDPAAPVVGAELVCTSITSTGDGSGSTTDATMAWNPHLKFYNDNRGYVNTRITRDAMTADFRVLDHVTTPGAAVSTKASFEIRDGVPGLQARA from the coding sequence ATGGACAACATCTCCCGTAGAACCCTCATCTCCGCCGGCCTCGGCGCCGGCCTGGTCGCCGCACTGCCGGGTGCCGCCGTCGCCGTTTCCACCGCTGACGACGCCGGCCTCCGCGCCGATCCCTTCATGCTCGGCATCGCGTCCGGCGAGCCGTGGCCGGACGGCTTCGTGCTGTGGACCCGCCTGGCCCTGAACCCGGTGGCGGAGGACGGGCTGGGCGGCATGCCGGCCCGGCCCGTGGCCGTGCAGTGGGAGGTGGCCGAGGACCAGGGCATGCGGAAGGTGGTGGCCCGCGGCGTTGAGCAGGCGCGTCCCGAGTCCGCACACTCGGTGCACGTGGAGCTGCGCGGATTGAAGGCGGGCCGCGAGTACTTCTACCGGTTCCGCGCCGGCAAGCACCTCAGCGCGGTGGGCCGCACCCTGACCAGCCCGGCACTCCATGAGACGCCCGCGGCCCTGGCCATGGCGTTCGCCAGCTGCGCGCAGTACGAGCACGGCTACTTCACCGCGTACCGGCGCCTGGCCGAGGACCACCCTGACCTGGTGCTGCATCTGGGCGACTACCTGTACGAATACAAGAAGGACAGCTACGTGATCGGCGGCGGCAACCCGCGCGACCACGAGGGCCCGGAGACCGTCACGCTGGAGACCTACCGGCAGCGGCACGCCCAGTACAAGGCCGACGCCGACCTGCAGGCTGCGCACGCAATGGCACCCTGGGCAGTGGTGTGGGATGACCACGAGGTGGACAACAACTGGGCGGACGACGTCCCGGAGAACCAGGACGCCGGCCAGCTCAACGACAGCGTGGAGCACTTCCGGCAGCGCCGCGCGGCCGCGTTCCAGGCGTACTACGAGAACATGCCGCTGCGACCTTCATCCCTGCCCGCCGGCCCGGACATGAAGATCTACCGGAAGATCCAGTGGGGCCAGCTGGCCAACTTCCACATGATGGATACGCGGCAATACCGGGACGACCAGTTGGCCGGCGACGGCTGGAAGAAGAACGTCACCGAACGGCTCGCGGAGGACCGGACCATCACCGGCACGGAGCAGGAAAAGTGGCTGCTGGATGGCTTCAGGAACTCCACCCAGCGCTGGGACATCCTGGGCCAGCAGGTCTTCTTCGCCGAGCGGGACCGGAACAAGGCGCCGGAGATCGACGACGTCTCCATGGACGGCTGGGACGGCTACGCGGCCTCCCGCCGCCGCATCACCCAGGGCTGGGTGGACGCAAACGTCCGCAACGCCGTCGTGCTCACCGGTGATGTGCACCGCCACTGGGCCAACGACGTCAAGGTGGATTACAAGGACCCGGCCGCCCCAGTGGTCGGCGCGGAGCTGGTCTGCACCTCCATCACCTCCACGGGTGACGGCAGCGGCTCCACCACGGACGCCACCATGGCCTGGAACCCGCACCTGAAGTTCTA
- a CDS encoding GAF domain-containing protein, whose protein sequence is MDHGLRFSDPATYARTLRRAHELVISGVPRPEIPTSLVDSWHRSMALGISPDQHSPRHLHEVAEVLELRREHRLQQVMPALHDLLADDSRTGRHLLVLTDASGEILWRVGSPTVLRRADHLEFLEGADWSEAGIGTNAISEALVTGGPVQLFSAEHLVRTHHEWACTAAPITDPGTGRVLGVLDVSGPLDTLSADTLRMVRCAVRVAEALLGTSDAGTSLGASSSVRAPRRAAAPIVRPAAAVESLELLGDKPAAVFADGSRSPLTLRRAEILALLDSRSHGWSAEELAYELYGDAGTPQAIRTEIFRVRSMLGGAVESNPYRLAPGLAGRSDAGQVLRLLREGRVAEALAQYRAPLLSRSVALAVQLLRDQLDMAVGSAVRASQDAGLVVRWLSTDMGSADPLAVEALGRLVGRSDPRYLTFHARAAC, encoded by the coding sequence GTGGACCACGGCCTGAGGTTTTCGGACCCGGCAACGTATGCACGGACGCTGCGCCGCGCGCATGAGCTGGTCATTTCCGGCGTCCCGCGGCCGGAGATTCCCACCAGCCTGGTCGATTCCTGGCACCGGTCCATGGCCTTGGGCATCAGCCCGGACCAGCACAGTCCGCGGCACCTGCATGAGGTGGCCGAGGTGTTGGAGCTGCGCCGGGAGCACCGGCTGCAACAGGTGATGCCCGCGCTGCACGACCTGCTGGCCGATGATTCCCGCACCGGCCGCCACCTCCTGGTGCTCACCGATGCCAGCGGCGAGATCCTCTGGCGTGTGGGCAGCCCAACCGTCCTCCGCCGGGCCGACCACCTGGAATTCCTTGAGGGCGCCGACTGGTCCGAGGCCGGTATCGGCACCAACGCCATCAGCGAGGCCTTGGTCACCGGCGGTCCGGTGCAGCTGTTCTCCGCCGAACACCTGGTCCGGACGCACCACGAGTGGGCCTGCACTGCCGCGCCCATCACGGACCCGGGCACGGGGCGGGTCCTGGGGGTACTGGACGTGTCCGGACCCTTGGACACCCTCAGCGCGGACACGCTGCGGATGGTGCGGTGCGCCGTGCGCGTGGCGGAGGCTTTGCTGGGAACGTCCGACGCCGGCACCTCCTTGGGAGCCTCGTCTTCCGTCCGTGCGCCTCGGCGGGCTGCGGCCCCCATTGTCCGGCCGGCTGCCGCCGTCGAGTCGCTGGAACTGCTCGGTGACAAGCCGGCGGCGGTGTTTGCCGATGGGAGCCGGAGTCCCCTGACGCTGCGCCGGGCGGAGATCCTGGCGCTGCTGGACTCCCGGTCGCACGGCTGGTCAGCGGAGGAGCTGGCCTACGAGCTCTATGGCGACGCCGGAACGCCCCAAGCCATCCGGACCGAAATTTTCCGGGTGCGCTCGATGCTCGGCGGGGCCGTGGAGTCGAACCCCTACCGGCTGGCTCCCGGGCTGGCCGGACGTTCCGATGCGGGGCAGGTGCTGCGGCTGCTGCGCGAAGGCCGGGTTGCCGAGGCGCTGGCGCAGTACCGCGCTCCCCTGCTCAGCCGCTCCGTCGCCCTCGCTGTCCAGCTGCTCCGGGACCAGCTGGACATGGCGGTGGGATCTGCGGTGCGGGCCAGCCAGGACGCCGGGCTGGTGGTGCGCTGGCTGTCCACGGACATGGGTTCAGCCGATCCGCTGGCCGTCGAGGCACTGGGCCGGCTGGTGGGCCGCAGCGATCCCCGGTACCTGACGTTCCACGCCCGGGCCGCGTGTTAA
- a CDS encoding NAD(P)/FAD-dependent oxidoreductase, producing MTQTPTAAAQAWLSGLDDALQRRDVDAALELFEDDTYWRDFVAFTWNLKTLEGKADIRRMLEATLYRVQPSNWALSEDATGDAENVEAWITFETGAARGYGHLRLRNGRCWTLLTTMQELKGFEEKKGPRREQGVAHQIVRGRKSWKELKEEQEARLGYEEQPYCVIIGGGQGGIGLAARLKRLGVPTIIIEKNQNPGDSWRNRYKSLHLHDPVWYDHLPYLKFPDDWPVFAAKDKIGDWLEHYTRIMELNYWSGTECVKAAYDDGTQEWEVSVLRNGEPVTLRPKQLIFALGVSGYPNIPTFDGAETFLGEQRHSSQHPGGGDWTGKKAVVIGSNNSAHDICADLWEHGADVTMVQRSSTHIARSESLMDLALGDLYSERALAAGVTTEKADLLFASLPMRILPEAQVPVYQEMASRDAEFYSQLEASGFDLDFGVDGSGLFVKYLRRGSGYYIDVGASQLIIDGRVKLKSGQVAKITGNAVVMDDGTELEADLIVYATGYGSMNGWLADLVSPEVADQVGKCWGYGSDTPKDPGPWEGELRNMWKPTNVPNLWIHGGNLHQSRHYSAYLALQLKARMEGLETPVYELQPSHHTR from the coding sequence ATGACCCAAACACCCACCGCTGCCGCGCAGGCATGGCTATCCGGCCTGGATGACGCGCTGCAGCGGCGCGACGTGGACGCCGCGCTGGAACTCTTCGAGGACGACACCTACTGGCGGGACTTCGTGGCATTCACGTGGAACCTGAAAACCCTGGAAGGCAAGGCGGACATCCGCCGGATGCTCGAGGCCACGCTATACCGGGTCCAGCCGTCCAACTGGGCGCTCTCAGAGGACGCCACGGGTGACGCGGAGAACGTGGAAGCCTGGATCACGTTCGAGACGGGCGCGGCCCGCGGCTACGGCCACCTCCGGCTCCGGAACGGCAGGTGCTGGACCCTGCTGACCACCATGCAGGAGCTCAAGGGCTTCGAGGAGAAGAAGGGCCCTCGGCGCGAGCAGGGCGTGGCGCACCAGATCGTCCGCGGGCGCAAATCCTGGAAAGAGCTCAAGGAGGAGCAGGAGGCCCGGCTGGGCTACGAGGAGCAGCCGTACTGCGTAATCATCGGCGGCGGCCAGGGCGGGATTGGGCTTGCTGCCCGGCTGAAGCGGCTGGGGGTGCCCACCATCATCATCGAGAAGAACCAGAACCCCGGCGACTCCTGGCGCAACCGCTACAAGTCCCTGCACCTGCACGACCCCGTCTGGTACGACCACCTGCCCTACCTGAAGTTCCCGGATGACTGGCCCGTCTTCGCCGCCAAGGACAAGATCGGCGACTGGCTGGAGCACTACACCCGCATCATGGAGCTGAACTACTGGTCCGGCACCGAGTGCGTCAAGGCAGCGTATGACGACGGCACGCAGGAATGGGAGGTCAGCGTCCTTCGCAACGGCGAACCGGTGACGCTCCGGCCCAAGCAGCTCATCTTCGCCCTGGGCGTCTCCGGTTACCCGAACATCCCCACGTTCGACGGCGCGGAGACCTTCCTGGGCGAGCAGCGGCACTCCTCCCAGCACCCCGGCGGCGGGGACTGGACCGGGAAGAAGGCCGTGGTGATCGGCTCCAACAATTCGGCCCACGATATCTGCGCCGACCTGTGGGAGCACGGCGCCGACGTCACCATGGTCCAGCGCTCCTCCACCCACATCGCCCGCAGTGAATCCCTCATGGACCTGGCGCTGGGGGACCTGTACTCGGAGCGGGCGCTCGCGGCCGGCGTCACCACGGAGAAGGCGGACCTGCTGTTCGCCTCGCTGCCCATGCGCATCCTGCCCGAGGCGCAGGTGCCGGTGTACCAGGAGATGGCGTCGCGGGATGCGGAGTTTTACTCCCAGTTGGAAGCATCAGGGTTCGACCTGGACTTCGGCGTGGACGGATCCGGCCTGTTTGTGAAGTACCTGCGGCGGGGCTCCGGCTACTACATCGACGTAGGCGCCTCCCAGCTGATCATCGACGGCCGGGTGAAGCTCAAGTCCGGGCAGGTCGCCAAGATCACGGGCAACGCCGTGGTCATGGACGACGGCACCGAGCTGGAGGCGGACCTGATTGTCTATGCCACCGGCTACGGTTCCATGAACGGATGGCTGGCCGACCTGGTCTCGCCCGAAGTCGCCGATCAGGTGGGCAAGTGCTGGGGATACGGGTCAGACACGCCAAAAGACCCTGGTCCGTGGGAAGGGGAACTGCGCAATATGTGGAAGCCCACCAACGTGCCCAACCTCTGGATCCACGGCGGCAACCTGCACCAGAGCCGGCACTACTCCGCCTACCTCGCGCTGCAGCTCAAGGCACGGATGGAAGGACTGGAAACACCCGTCTACGAACTGCAGCCCAGCCACCACACCCGCTGA
- a CDS encoding 2,3-butanediol dehydrogenase, with translation MKAARFHARKDIRIEDIPEPELRAGAVKIDVAWCGICGTDLHEYLEGPIFCPAPGHPHPLSHEESPVTLGHEFSGTVSGIGEGVNGLAVGDNVVVEPYFVDGDCDMCQAGSYHLCRQMGFIGLSGGGGGLSEKIVVDQRWVHPIGGIPLDEAALIEPLSVAHHAVARSGVKEGDVALVGGSGPIGLLTAAVLKGMGVTTIISELTQARKEKATSSGVADHVLDPSQEDVPARVRELTGGTGADVAFECAGVNAVLDTMLDAVRPGAVVVNVSIWGAPATVDMQKIVLKEIDLRGTIAYVRDHPAVIKMVQEGKVDLKPFITGRIALEDLVEQGFDTLINHKDTAVKVLVHP, from the coding sequence ATGAAGGCAGCACGATTCCACGCCCGCAAGGACATCCGGATCGAGGACATCCCGGAGCCGGAGCTGCGGGCGGGGGCAGTGAAGATCGACGTCGCCTGGTGCGGCATCTGCGGAACAGACCTGCACGAGTACCTGGAGGGGCCCATCTTCTGTCCGGCGCCGGGGCATCCGCACCCGCTGTCCCACGAGGAATCCCCGGTGACCCTGGGGCACGAGTTCTCCGGGACCGTCTCTGGGATCGGCGAAGGTGTGAATGGGCTGGCAGTGGGTGACAACGTCGTCGTCGAACCCTACTTTGTGGACGGGGACTGCGACATGTGCCAGGCCGGCAGCTACCACCTGTGCCGGCAGATGGGGTTCATCGGGCTTTCCGGCGGCGGGGGAGGGCTGAGTGAAAAGATCGTGGTGGACCAGCGCTGGGTACATCCGATTGGGGGCATCCCGCTGGATGAGGCCGCCCTGATCGAGCCGCTGTCCGTGGCCCACCACGCGGTGGCCCGCAGCGGCGTCAAGGAAGGCGATGTTGCCCTGGTGGGCGGGTCCGGGCCCATCGGGCTGCTGACCGCTGCCGTCCTGAAGGGCATGGGCGTGACCACCATCATCAGCGAACTCACCCAGGCCCGGAAGGAGAAGGCCACCTCCAGCGGCGTGGCCGACCACGTCCTGGATCCCAGCCAGGAGGACGTTCCGGCGCGGGTGCGCGAATTGACCGGCGGGACGGGGGCCGACGTCGCGTTCGAATGCGCCGGGGTGAACGCGGTCCTGGACACCATGCTCGATGCCGTCCGGCCCGGCGCCGTGGTGGTCAACGTGTCCATCTGGGGCGCCCCGGCCACCGTGGACATGCAGAAGATCGTGCTCAAGGAGATCGACCTGCGCGGCACCATCGCCTACGTCCGCGACCACCCGGCCGTGATCAAGATGGTGCAGGAGGGCAAGGTGGACCTCAAACCGTTCATTACCGGCCGCATCGCGCTGGAGGACCTGGTGGAACAGGGCTTTGACACCCTGATCAACCACAAGGACACCGCGGTGAAGGTGCTGGTGCATCCCTAG
- a CDS encoding GerMN domain-containing protein — protein sequence MTKPRLTALSVLGLSGLMLLTGCFGPPSPSPTSSSAAPSASPTGSASPSTSPSTTAGGSTTASPTSPPSTSAAPTSPAAPPPSSAPAGPPPAPQPQPTQEPQPTGLPEQTAPLTIYYVAVDDNGVSGPRIGCGDSLVATTTGPVRFTDQVRPSVETLLANKKRDVGMSGLINVLYQSNLTYLGGELNGSTISIWLSGNFMLGGVCDIPRAKAQLEYTAMAASGATSAQVYVNGRPIDEVLSLK from the coding sequence ATGACAAAGCCCAGGCTTACCGCACTCAGCGTTCTCGGACTCAGCGGCCTGATGCTCCTCACAGGCTGCTTCGGCCCGCCCAGCCCGTCCCCGACCAGCAGCTCCGCGGCCCCATCGGCGAGCCCCACCGGCAGCGCGAGCCCCAGCACCAGTCCAAGCACGACGGCGGGTGGCAGCACGACGGCGAGCCCGACGTCCCCGCCCAGCACGTCAGCCGCGCCCACCAGCCCGGCTGCCCCGCCGCCGTCGTCCGCTCCCGCCGGTCCGCCGCCTGCTCCCCAGCCCCAACCCACCCAGGAACCCCAACCCACCGGCCTGCCCGAACAAACCGCCCCTCTGACGATTTACTACGTGGCGGTGGATGACAACGGAGTGTCAGGCCCACGGATAGGCTGCGGTGACAGCCTGGTGGCCACCACCACGGGCCCGGTTAGGTTCACGGATCAGGTGCGGCCAAGCGTGGAGACCCTGCTGGCCAACAAGAAGCGCGATGTGGGTATGTCCGGACTGATCAACGTGCTGTACCAGTCCAACCTGACGTATCTGGGCGGGGAGCTTAACGGCAGCACCATCAGCATCTGGCTCTCCGGGAACTTCATGCTCGGCGGCGTCTGCGACATCCCGCGGGCCAAGGCGCAGCTCGAGTACACCGCCATGGCCGCGTCCGGAGCCACCAGCGCCCAGGTGTACGTCAACGGCCGGCCGATTGACGAGGTGCTCAGCCTGAAATGA